Proteins from one Niallia circulans genomic window:
- a CDS encoding YesL family protein, giving the protein MAWSNKIMIYLDKAVNIIYLNLLWVAGVVLGLGFFGVFPATYALFHLQKEEAYKADYPSYLQIAKSFFTAYKKGFMKMNGLALIYGAILYVLWIDMQLVKQMAIGLAVLYYPLLFIMIYVLAAIVYTFPVAIHTEGTFKQKAKLVLALPLLMPVQSIFSLLFFLVLLAAAYKFSIILPLCFISIYIICIERFISGELMKKGAIKEEIIKENM; this is encoded by the coding sequence ATGGCGTGGTCAAATAAAATCATGATTTATCTGGATAAAGCGGTAAATATCATTTACTTGAATCTGCTTTGGGTTGCTGGTGTTGTGCTCGGCCTTGGCTTTTTTGGAGTGTTTCCTGCGACTTATGCATTATTCCATTTGCAAAAAGAGGAAGCATATAAAGCGGATTATCCGTCCTATCTGCAAATCGCCAAAAGCTTTTTCACTGCATATAAGAAAGGCTTTATGAAAATGAATGGCTTAGCCCTCATTTATGGAGCGATTCTGTATGTGCTGTGGATTGATATGCAGCTTGTCAAACAAATGGCGATAGGTCTGGCAGTGCTCTATTATCCGCTCCTTTTTATCATGATTTATGTTTTGGCTGCAATCGTTTATACATTCCCTGTTGCCATACATACGGAAGGTACGTTTAAGCAAAAAGCGAAATTAGTGTTGGCATTGCCGCTGCTTATGCCAGTTCAGAGTATTTTCAGTCTGCTGTTTTTCTTAGTACTGCTTGCAGCAGCTTATAAATTCAGCATTATTCTTCCGCTATGCTTCATTAGCATCTATATCATCTGCATTGAAAGATTTATCTCAGGTGAACTAATGAAAAAAGGAGCTATTAAAGAGGAAATAATCAAAGAAAACATGTAA
- a CDS encoding family 43 glycosylhydrolase — translation MTMIETTSKYNNPIVLQRADPWVYKHTDGYYYFTGSVPGYQEIEVRRAKSLNDLENSEKATVWRAHAEGSQSQLIWAPEIHFVQGKWYIYFAAAPSSHPKNHIFQHRMFAIECGAENPLTGKWEEKGQVRTQQESFCLDATVFEHNDKLYYVWAQKEPAIPGNSNLYLSEMENPWTLKGKQLLLTIPEYGWEKIGFLVNEGPAVIIRNNKIFITYSASATDGNYCMGLLWADTEADLLDGYSWTKSKEPVFKSAPENGQFGPGHNSFTVSEDGQEDVLIYHARPYTEMDGDPLDNPDRHARAQVFTWDESGFPVFGKPIANNA, via the coding sequence ATGACGATGATTGAAACAACATCTAAATATAATAATCCAATAGTTTTACAACGTGCAGATCCATGGGTTTATAAGCATACTGACGGCTATTATTATTTCACAGGCTCCGTACCTGGTTATCAGGAAATCGAAGTAAGAAGAGCCAAAAGTTTAAATGACCTTGAAAACAGTGAAAAGGCGACCGTTTGGAGAGCGCATGCGGAAGGTTCACAAAGTCAGCTAATCTGGGCACCAGAAATTCACTTCGTGCAAGGCAAATGGTATATTTACTTTGCTGCTGCACCAAGCAGTCATCCGAAAAATCATATTTTCCAGCATCGTATGTTTGCAATTGAATGTGGAGCTGAAAATCCGCTCACAGGTAAATGGGAGGAAAAAGGGCAAGTGAGGACTCAACAGGAAAGCTTCTGTCTTGATGCTACCGTGTTTGAGCATAACGATAAGCTTTACTATGTATGGGCACAAAAGGAGCCTGCGATTCCTGGTAACTCAAACCTGTATCTTTCTGAAATGGAAAACCCTTGGACATTAAAAGGCAAGCAGCTGTTGCTGACAATCCCTGAATATGGGTGGGAGAAAATCGGTTTTCTCGTAAATGAAGGTCCAGCTGTTATCATTCGCAATAATAAAATTTTCATTACTTATTCTGCAAGTGCAACTGACGGAAATTATTGTATGGGTCTGCTTTGGGCAGATACAGAGGCTGACCTTTTGGATGGTTACTCGTGGACTAAATCGAAAGAGCCTGTTTTCAAAAGTGCTCCGGAAAACGGCCAATTTGGTCCAGGACACAACAGCTTTACGGTAAGTGAAGACGGTCAAGAAGATGTACTTATCTATCATGCTCGTCCATATACAGAAATGGATGGAGATCCGCTTGATAATCCGGATCGTCATGCCCGTGCACAAGTATTTACATGGGATGAGAGTGGTTTTCCTGTATTTGGAAAACCGATTGCTAATAATGCTTAA